A genome region from Sebastes umbrosus isolate fSebUmb1 chromosome 22, fSebUmb1.pri, whole genome shotgun sequence includes the following:
- the vangl2 gene encoding vang-like protein 2, protein MDNESTYSGYSYKSSHSRSSRKHRDRRERHRSKSRDNSIRADKSVTIQAPGEPLLDAESTRGDDRDDNWGETTTVVTGTSVDSISNEDLTRMTKEIEDSSPLECRRYLSPALGAVLGLFALVTPLAFLALPQLLWRDSLEPCGTPCEGLYISLAFKLLILLISTWALFLRPPRATLPRFFIFRCLLLALVFLFVASYWLFYGVRVLEPRETDYRGIVGYAASLVDALLFIQYLALVLLEVRHLQPAFCLKVVRTTDGASRFYNVGHLSIQRAAVWVLDQYYSDFPVYNPALLNLPKSILSKKMSAFKVYNLGEENSTSNSTGQSRTMVAAAARRRDNSHNEYYYEEAEVERRVRKRKARLVVAVEEAFTHIKRHQADETTASSPKHPREVMDPREAAQAIFAPMARAMQKYLRATRQQAYHSMESIINHLQFCVTHNMTPRAFLERYLSPGPTLQYLDTSRGRHWTLVSEEPVTTALRQGQVFSLRRLDFSLVVTVTPLPFLRLGEEFIDPKKHKFVMKLQSETSV, encoded by the exons ATGGACAACGAGTCGACGTACTCGGGCTACTCCTACAAGTCGTCCCACTCGCGAAGCTCCCGCAAACACAG GGATAGACGGGAGCGGCATCGCTCGAAGAGTCGCGACAACAGCATCCGTGCAGACAAATCGGTGACCATCCAGGCTCCCGGAGAGCCGCTGCTGGACGCCGAGTCCACGAGAGGAGACGACAGG GATGACAACTGGGGCGAGACGACCACGGTGGTCACCGGCACCTCCGTGGACAGCATTTCCAACGAGGACCTGACGCGGATGACTAAGGAAATAGAGGATTCTTCGCCGTTGGAGTGCCGCCGGTACCTCAGCCCGGCGTTGGGCGCCGTCCTGGGACTCTTCGCCCTGGTCACTCCTCTGGCCTTCTTGGCCCTCCCACAGCTCCTTTGGCGGGATTCGCTGGAGCCTTGCGGCACGCCATGCGAGGGCCTTTACATTTCTCTGGCCTTCAAGCTCCTGATCCTCCTCATCTCCACGTGGGCGCTGTTTCTCCGCCCGCCCCGAGCCACTCTGCCGCGCTTCTTCATCTTCCGCTGTCTGCTGCTGGCGTTGGTCTTCCTCTTCGTGGCGTCCTATTGGCTCTTCTACGGGGTGCGGGTGCTGGAGCCCAGAGAGACGGACTACAGGGGGATTGTGGGATACGCGGCGTCTCTGGTGGACGCGCTGCTGTTCATTCAGTACCTGGCGCTGGTGCTGCTGGAGGTCCGACACCTGCAGCCGGCTTTCTGTCTGAAGGTCGTGAGGACCACAGATGGAGCTAGTCGCTTCTACAACGTGGGACACCTCAG TATTCAGCGGGCGGCGGTGTGGGTTCTGGACCAATACTACAGTGACTTCCCGGTCTACAACCCGGCTCTGCTCAACCTGCCCAAGTCCATCCTCTCCAAGAAGATGTCTGCCTTCAAGGTCTACAACCTGGGGGAAG AGAACAGCACCAGTAACTCTACGGGTCAGTCCAGAACCATGGTCGCAGCCGCTGCTCGGAGAAGAGACAACTCCCACAACGAGTACTACTACGAGGAGGCGGAGGTGGAGCGGAGGGTCCGCAAACGTAAAGCCAG ACTGGTGGTGGCAGTAGAAGAAGCCTTCACCCACATCAAGCGTCACCAGGCCGACGAGACAACCGCGTCCTCCCCCAAACACCCGCGGGAGGTGATGGACCCCAGGGAGGCGGCCCAGGCCATCTTTGCCCCCATGGCGAGGGCCATGCAGAAGTACCTCCGCGCCACCAGGCAGCAGGCCTACCACAGCATGGAGAGCATCATCAACCACCTGCAGTTCTGCGTCACACACAACATGACCCCCAGG GCTTTCCTTGAGCGTTACCTCAGCCCCGGTCCCACCCTCCAGTACCTGGacaccagcagggggcgccaCTGGACACTAGTGAGCGAGGAGCCGGTGACTACAGCCCTGCGTCAAGGACAAGTCTTCTCCCTGAGACGCCTCGACTTCTCCCTGGTCGTCACGGTGACGCCCCTCCCCTTCCTGCGCCTGGGTGAGGAGTTCATCGACCCCAAAAAGCACAAGTTTGTCATGAAGCTCCAGTCAGAGACGTCTGTGTAG